One part of the uncultured Celeribacter sp. genome encodes these proteins:
- a CDS encoding IS110 family transposase, translated as MAKNEFDELMSIGIDIGKDTFHLVGFDQAGQRVLRKQIKRLALVATFEELPRCVVGMEACLSAHFVSRTLRKLGFEPRIIPAIYVKPFNKGQKNDYNDAEAIAEAALRPNLKAVSEKSQDQLDLQALHRVRSRLVSRRTATINQIRAFLIEQGITVRKGLRALKNSFETILEERKDEISPRMRSILIGLYGDWMWMDDRIDKVSQEIEEISRTEENCVNVMTVPGIGPMISTAMVASIGEGEAFDRGRDFAAWIGLVPRQYSTGGRTVLGRISKRGSRYLRMLFVQAAKIIMMRPHRWPDFSFGEWLARASERMHRNKAAVALANKLARMAWSILKHKTAFDAPRDEVAIGV; from the coding sequence ATGGCGAAGAACGAGTTTGATGAACTGATGTCGATCGGGATCGATATTGGCAAAGACACATTCCACTTGGTGGGCTTCGATCAGGCGGGGCAGCGGGTCCTGCGGAAACAGATCAAGCGCCTCGCGTTAGTCGCGACATTTGAGGAGTTGCCGCGTTGTGTGGTGGGCATGGAAGCCTGCTTGAGTGCGCATTTCGTCAGTCGAACATTGCGCAAATTGGGCTTTGAGCCCCGTATCATCCCAGCGATCTATGTGAAGCCTTTCAACAAGGGACAAAAGAACGACTACAATGACGCGGAAGCGATTGCAGAGGCGGCGCTGCGTCCGAACTTGAAGGCCGTATCTGAGAAGAGCCAGGATCAGCTCGACCTGCAAGCTTTGCATCGTGTGCGATCACGTTTGGTGTCGCGCCGAACAGCGACGATCAATCAAATCCGGGCCTTCTTGATCGAGCAGGGCATCACGGTCCGCAAAGGTCTGCGCGCTTTGAAGAATTCCTTTGAAACGATATTGGAGGAGCGCAAAGACGAAATCTCACCCAGGATGCGTTCGATCCTGATCGGTCTTTATGGGGACTGGATGTGGATGGATGATCGCATCGACAAGGTCTCGCAGGAGATCGAAGAGATCAGCCGAACCGAGGAGAACTGTGTCAACGTCATGACCGTTCCTGGAATTGGTCCGATGATCTCGACAGCAATGGTCGCTTCCATCGGTGAGGGAGAAGCGTTTGATCGAGGTCGGGATTTTGCGGCATGGATCGGGTTGGTACCCCGTCAATATAGCACCGGGGGCAGAACGGTGCTTGGACGCATATCCAAACGCGGCAGTCGATATCTGCGGATGCTGTTCGTTCAGGCAGCAAAGATCATCATGATGCGACCCCACCGCTGGCCCGACTTCAGTTTTGGTGAATGGCTCGCACGCGCTTCCGAACGCATGCATCGCAATAAGGCAGCCGTCGCACTCGCCAACAAGCTGGCCCGGATGGCCTGGAGCATTTTGAAACATAAAACGGCGTTCGACGCCCCGAGAGACGAGGTTGCAATCGGCGTTTAA
- a CDS encoding GapR family DNA-binding domain-containing protein codes for MMMTQTPDMDPLYTQAVHLVIGEQRCSTSHIQNRLAIGYNKAARLVERMEEDGIVTSADHVGRRDVVAAELPEAFAQEIDSRRLSGSGLPMKETAADRDVTNTAFRVAADELRQFIERFERLELEKKEITDQQKEVMASAKARGYDTKAMRRIIALRKKSSDEIAEEEAILDMYKDALGMR; via the coding sequence ATGATGATGACCCAAACACCCGACATGGATCCGCTTTACACGCAGGCTGTGCACCTCGTGATCGGGGAGCAGCGCTGCTCGACCTCACACATCCAGAACAGGCTCGCCATTGGCTACAACAAGGCCGCGCGCCTCGTGGAGCGCATGGAAGAGGACGGGATTGTCACCTCTGCCGATCATGTCGGGCGGCGCGATGTGGTGGCTGCAGAGCTGCCCGAGGCCTTTGCCCAGGAGATCGACAGTCGGCGCCTCTCGGGGTCCGGCCTGCCGATGAAGGAAACTGCAGCTGACCGCGACGTCACAAACACCGCCTTTCGCGTGGCTGCCGACGAGCTGCGCCAGTTCATCGAACGCTTTGAGCGGCTGGAGCTGGAAAAGAAAGAGATCACCGATCAGCAGAAAGAGGTGATGGCCAGTGCCAAAGCCCGTGGCTACGACACAAAGGCCATGCGCCGGATCATCGCCCTGCGCAAGAAGTCCTCCGACGAGATCGCAGAGGAAGAGGCCATTCTCGACATGTACAAAGACGCCCTCGGGATGCGCTGA